The Corynebacterium minutissimum genome includes the window CCACCCTTTCCCCGGCCGTGCCCACATCGGACTGCGACTCCACAGGAACAGGCCTAGCGCCAAGAAGGCGAAGCCGATGATGAGACTTACGAGGCCCGGCAGCGGAGCCACGAAGAAAATGCCGAGCAGGTTAAACAGGGAAATAGGTAGGCACAGACCAATGATGATCCACAGGGTGATTCGGAAAATCTTGCTCATCGGAAAGCCTCCATAAACTGCTGGGCAAGGTCGGTCGGGTCACCATCGGAGAACACGATTTGATAATTGAGATCGCCTTTGGCCACGCTGAAGGCGAAGACCGGAATGAAGCCATCTTTTTCAAGGGTAAGAATGCCCCCGACATCTTTAACGTCCTCTTCCCGCGGCATGCCTTCGAAATTGGTTGCGCGCACTGCGCGGCGCAGAGCGAGCTCATCGTCCTCAACGCCTTCGGTGACGTAGGCCTCGACCAAGGTATCGCCGCAGTCCCAGGCCTGGTTGGCCATGGAATCATGGTTCACGCTGCATTTCAGACCGTCGATGGGCTGGCGCCAGTCAGGGTCATCGAGCACCACCTCTTCCATCTCAGGTTCGCGCTCGGGCAAGGCCAAGCTCAGTACAGCGGGCGAACCAAGGACAAGGAGGGTTGCCCCGAGCACGGCGAAGAAAGGTCCCGTCATCTTCGCCGGCGGAAAACGATAAGAAGTCATGCGCACCACACTAACGTGTGCTTCTGGCATAGAGTGGCGTGCATGAAGGATCTGTACCAATTTGTTAACGGCCCGTGGGTTGAATCCCACGTCATTCCGGATGACCGCGGAGTAGATGGCACTTTCCACGCACTGCGTGATGAAGCCGAAGAGCTCGTCCATGACATCGTCAAGGAGGATTCTGGCCGCCCAGGAACCCTCTACGCCTCCCATATGGACACGGAGGGAGTCAATGCTGCGGGTACCGATACACTGGCAGCTGACCTAGACAAGCTAGTCGCCGCTGACCCCGAGGAGCTTGCCCACAACCTCGGTGTGCTCGAGCGCGAAGGCGTGGGTGCGCCGGTGACGTTCTGGGTTGAAAAGGACTCGAACTCTGAAGATGCGGTGGCCTACATTGTCCAGTCCGGCCTGGGCCTGCCCGATGAGGCCTATTATCGCGAGGAGGCCCACGCTGAGGTCCTTGCCGCCTATGAAAAGCACATGGCCGCCATGCTGGGTTTCCTCGACCCGGCTCGCCTGTTTGGCCTCGGTGCAGAAACCGCAGCGACCCGTATCGTGGCCCTAGAAAAGGAGCTTGCGGCCGGCCACTGGGACGTGGTGGCCTCGCGCGATGCGGTGAAGACGTATAACCCGGTGGACGTCGCCAAGCTGCCCAGCATCACCCGCGCCATCCTGAAGGGTGGGGGACTGCCGGAGCACCGCGCGGTGGCAATGATGCCTTCTTATTTTGAGCACCTTGAGGGCCTGTTCACCGCTGGCCGCATGGCGGATTGGCAGCTGTGGGCCACGTGGCACATCCTGCTTTCCCGCGCGCCGTACCTCACTGAGGAGATTGGCCGTAAGAACTTCGAGTTCTACGGCACCGCGCTCTCGGGCGCCACGGAGCAGCGCGATCGCTGGAAGCGCGCCGTGGGCTTGGCGGAGAACATGGTGGGACAGGAGATTGGCAAGGTCTTCGTGGACAAGCACTTCCCGCCGTCCTCCAAATCCGAGATGGATGAGCTGGTGGATTACCTCACCGCCGCCTACCGCGAGCGCATCTCTCAGTTGGAGTGGATGACCCCGGCCACTCGCGAGCGCGCGCTGGAGAAGCTCTCCCAGTTCAAGGCCAAGATCGGCTACCCGGACACGTGGCGTGATTATTCCGACTTGGAGTTTTCCCCCAAGGGCGCGGACCTGGTGGCGAATGTGCGCGCAGGTAGC containing:
- a CDS encoding M13 family metallopeptidase; the protein is MKDLYQFVNGPWVESHVIPDDRGVDGTFHALRDEAEELVHDIVKEDSGRPGTLYASHMDTEGVNAAGTDTLAADLDKLVAADPEELAHNLGVLEREGVGAPVTFWVEKDSNSEDAVAYIVQSGLGLPDEAYYREEAHAEVLAAYEKHMAAMLGFLDPARLFGLGAETAATRIVALEKELAAGHWDVVASRDAVKTYNPVDVAKLPSITRAILKGGGLPEHRAVAMMPSYFEHLEGLFTAGRMADWQLWATWHILLSRAPYLTEEIGRKNFEFYGTALSGATEQRDRWKRAVGLAENMVGQEIGKVFVDKHFPPSSKSEMDELVDYLTAAYRERISQLEWMTPATRERALEKLSQFKAKIGYPDTWRDYSDLEFSPKGADLVANVRAGSAWNHDYELAKIGKPADRDEWFSTPQTVNAFYNPVVNDITFPAAILRPPFYNPEADAAESFGAIGAVIGHEIGHGFDDQGSQYDGQGNLNSWWTEEDRAAFEKLTAKLVDQYQGKVPKVLEGTDSAGVNGSFTLGENIGDLGGLGIAVVAYKNYCVDKGLDINGQVAPFEAEGAEPELAQQEYTGLQRFFLAWARVWRTAIRPEMAAQYLAIDPHSPAEFRCNIIAENIDEFYQAFDVEGGIAPEERVTIW